One genomic region from Streptomyces sp. NBC_00457 encodes:
- a CDS encoding AAA family ATPase, with protein sequence MPLWPVYTGTTEPHDGIDRLPPPPPWRAFDGGPVLDAPDGAADASAVSPDRTHRAATYRATPQTVQLVNAALYLRRPLLVTGPPGTGKSSLVYAVARELRLGPVLRWNITSRSTLHDGLYQYDPLSRLYAARHTPAAGTDGAGGIEDHLRLGPLGTALLPYARPRALLIDEIDKSDLDLPNDLLNVLEEGQYEIPELIRGSRTAEVMIDGADQRVPVRRGRVRCRAFPFVVLTSNGEREFPPAFLRRCVTLRLRQPDDGQLADIVRAHFDEDPDAYAQTLIDRFLSRVGGGDLATDQLLNAIYLARSSDLAAESLDELAEQLMPYLSEAPQTDAF encoded by the coding sequence ATGCCCCTGTGGCCCGTCTACACCGGTACGACCGAGCCGCACGACGGCATCGACCGGCTGCCGCCGCCCCCGCCCTGGCGGGCCTTCGACGGTGGCCCGGTGCTCGACGCCCCGGACGGGGCCGCCGACGCGTCGGCCGTCTCCCCGGACCGCACTCATCGCGCCGCGACCTACCGGGCCACCCCGCAGACGGTCCAACTGGTCAACGCCGCCCTGTACTTGCGGCGCCCGCTCCTGGTGACCGGTCCGCCCGGCACCGGCAAGTCCTCCCTGGTGTACGCGGTCGCGCGCGAGCTGCGCCTCGGCCCGGTCCTGCGCTGGAACATCACCAGCCGCAGCACCCTGCACGACGGCCTCTACCAGTACGACCCGCTGTCCCGCCTGTACGCGGCCCGGCACACCCCGGCGGCGGGGACCGACGGCGCGGGCGGCATCGAGGACCACCTCCGGCTGGGCCCGCTGGGCACCGCCCTCCTCCCCTACGCCCGCCCGCGCGCCCTGCTCATCGACGAGATCGACAAGAGCGACCTCGACCTGCCCAACGACCTGCTGAACGTGCTGGAGGAGGGCCAGTACGAGATCCCCGAACTGATCCGGGGCTCCCGCACGGCCGAGGTGATGATCGACGGCGCCGACCAGCGGGTGCCGGTGCGGCGCGGCCGGGTGCGCTGCCGGGCCTTCCCCTTCGTCGTCCTCACCAGCAACGGCGAGCGCGAGTTCCCGCCAGCCTTTCTGCGCCGCTGTGTGACCTTGCGCCTGCGGCAACCCGACGACGGCCAGCTCGCCGACATCGTCCGCGCCCACTTCGACGAGGATCCCGACGCCTACGCGCAGACCCTGATCGACCGTTTCCTGTCCCGGGTGGGCGGCGGCGACCTCGCCACCGACCAGCTCCTGAACGCCATCTACCTGGCCCGCTCCTCCGACCTGGCCGCCGAGTCCCTCGACGAGCTGGCCGAGCAGCTGATGCCGTATCTGAGCGAGGCACCGCAGACCGATGCCTTCTGA
- a CDS encoding VMAP-C domain-containing protein, with translation MSGAAWHARISCGNEIGAGFLVSPRRVLTCAHVVRRRDTSAVTVTFPGARDLGPLPATVIVHGGWSSGASDHGDLAVLELDREVPLTPAEFAPPGAELGDPAPTLVAYGFPKGYDEGMLAQYQAVRGALVADEWRQLEAVTAHGQPLAAGFSGAAMTLPDGRVVGMVASIAGSREVRVGRMLPTQVMARYWPELGERVPTPDHHPELGERVPTPDHHPDAVRRLYTLARRAVAHDVDCDPNRLYVDAVGLFGPPLPEGGFASLGAAAEYVQREVPGAEAVGRFADRLQELLDAPPARPTAAHAWSPILVEIEHSGAGVDQVTVEVSAYRDGHRRRIGSRRLPRTAVRAYVQERIDEAFSQLAPDADELITFVLPREWLNEPVAHWECGEDDSTPLGCAYPLVVVDRSRHRSGRLRHRLAKRWQQLDACPGARLHRVECGAPERPPSLRKRLRDHSADLAGFAFPPSTAQPHFEVGLNTPVPVLLWSRTGCADLRHDGPCSGAAFLDELAASVADVPPIELPRHVMELREAADADDDPESHWAKDVQLLWDDPRCFPEPAACMHSPVV, from the coding sequence ATGAGCGGCGCTGCCTGGCACGCCCGGATCTCCTGCGGGAACGAGATCGGCGCGGGCTTCCTGGTCTCTCCCCGCCGTGTCCTCACCTGCGCCCACGTCGTGCGCCGGCGCGACACGTCGGCGGTGACGGTGACCTTCCCCGGCGCCAGGGACCTCGGTCCGCTGCCCGCCACGGTGATCGTGCACGGCGGCTGGTCGAGCGGCGCGTCCGACCACGGTGATCTGGCCGTCCTCGAACTGGACCGCGAAGTCCCGCTGACGCCGGCCGAGTTCGCACCGCCGGGCGCCGAACTGGGCGACCCCGCACCGACACTCGTCGCATACGGCTTTCCCAAGGGGTACGACGAGGGCATGCTCGCCCAGTACCAGGCCGTGCGCGGCGCACTGGTCGCGGACGAGTGGCGCCAGCTGGAGGCCGTGACGGCCCATGGGCAGCCCTTGGCGGCCGGCTTCAGCGGCGCGGCGATGACACTCCCGGACGGCAGGGTCGTCGGCATGGTGGCGTCGATCGCGGGTTCGCGAGAGGTCCGGGTCGGGCGGATGCTGCCCACCCAGGTCATGGCCCGCTACTGGCCCGAGCTGGGCGAGCGGGTCCCCACTCCCGACCACCACCCCGAGTTGGGCGAACGGGTCCCCACTCCCGACCACCACCCGGATGCCGTACGGCGGTTGTACACGCTGGCGCGAAGGGCGGTGGCGCACGACGTCGACTGCGATCCGAACCGGCTGTACGTCGATGCGGTGGGCCTGTTCGGACCGCCGTTGCCGGAGGGCGGGTTCGCGTCGCTCGGGGCGGCTGCCGAGTATGTGCAGCGGGAGGTGCCGGGCGCGGAGGCGGTGGGCCGGTTCGCCGACCGGCTGCAGGAGCTGCTGGACGCGCCGCCCGCCCGGCCCACCGCCGCGCACGCGTGGTCGCCGATCCTGGTCGAGATCGAGCACAGCGGTGCAGGCGTCGACCAGGTCACCGTCGAGGTGTCCGCCTACCGCGACGGGCACCGGCGGCGCATCGGGTCGCGCAGGCTGCCGCGCACCGCCGTACGGGCGTACGTCCAGGAGCGCATCGACGAGGCGTTCAGCCAGCTCGCTCCGGACGCGGACGAGCTGATCACGTTCGTGCTGCCCCGCGAGTGGCTGAACGAGCCGGTGGCGCACTGGGAGTGCGGTGAGGACGACTCCACCCCGCTGGGCTGTGCCTATCCGCTGGTCGTGGTGGACCGGTCCCGGCACCGCAGCGGGCGGCTGCGGCACCGGCTGGCCAAGCGGTGGCAGCAGCTGGACGCCTGTCCCGGCGCGCGGCTGCACCGCGTGGAGTGCGGTGCCCCGGAGCGGCCGCCGAGCCTGCGCAAGCGGCTGCGCGACCACTCGGCCGACCTGGCGGGCTTCGCCTTCCCGCCGTCCACCGCACAGCCGCACTTCGAGGTCGGCCTCAACACTCCGGTGCCGGTGCTGCTGTGGTCGCGCACGGGCTGTGCCGATCTGCGGCACGACGGTCCCTGTTCCGGGGCCGCGTTCCTCGACGAGCTCGCCGCCTCCGTCGCCGATGTCCCGCCCATCGAACTCCCGCGTCACGTCATGGAGTTGAGAGAGGCGGCGGACGCGGACGACGATCCGGAGAGCCACTGGGCGAAGGACGTCCAGCTGCTCTGGGACGACCCGCGCTGCTTCCCCGAGCCCGCCGCCTGCATGCACTCACCCGTCGTCTGA
- a CDS encoding CU044_2847 family protein codes for MDGLMEFRTEGGAMVVVEGVEDESGARLVSRSDGPARAARTFEGALDGVRAAAESALRVFRDGSLRPESVELEFGVKLTAESGAVIAKGSAEGHLVVKLSWSPGQTPAAPEAADRS; via the coding sequence ATGGACGGGTTGATGGAGTTCCGGACCGAGGGCGGCGCCATGGTGGTCGTGGAGGGTGTCGAGGACGAGTCGGGCGCCCGGCTGGTCTCGCGCAGCGACGGGCCCGCGCGGGCGGCGCGCACGTTCGAGGGCGCGCTGGACGGGGTCCGGGCGGCGGCCGAGTCCGCGTTGCGGGTCTTCCGGGACGGCTCGCTGCGGCCGGAGTCGGTGGAGCTGGAGTTCGGCGTGAAGCTGACCGCCGAGTCCGGGGCGGTCATCGCCAAGGGGTCGGCGGAGGGCCATCTGGTGGTGAAGCTCAGCTGGTCCCCGGGACAGACCCCGGCGGCACCGGAGGCCGCCGACCGGTCATGA